Proteins co-encoded in one Acidobacteriota bacterium genomic window:
- a CDS encoding tetratricopeptide repeat protein, translating into MLVFILVPAASAILAVESSRSAEARAAFQRGESLYGRGQFAPAEAAFSDAIVADPNFADAYRRRGNCRNQLRKYTSAVEDFNRALQLDPRNAKAYMGRGNARRALKDFPNALADLDRAAALDPYDPKVFYNRAAVRSLAGDAEGALADFESALGLADESDRRFLADAHAGIADSQLKLENYAAARAAADRALALNPDNVVATFTRAQVFQALGDRSAAARDYRRTLELDPRHPLATKRLELLGGEQAASAGPSKPPAAEGKTADQALTRPSPSRTDAKPAPPRPSVPVGESAARTVPADATAATPPPTRPVADTFEPPPAPPLAPPPALPGTEDIDKLPARFPPPPAQPPRFPADAPCDGAYWTWAGVPWKPAPVKPAASAAQPAGDPVKPFDFDDYSLQATRAMESVRRVYGAMSPEQSKYFESLWAPFFDFPNAPDYDYFVKLNPLLAQYLWVTARLSGTEPAFEESMQDAAIAAGLGNVNATRAAVDAAAGQARSMHDLTQQLQTVLADLNRLGDPPNPLAEKCHARSRHRQAIQALLPAGLEGEWIGEWHNLIDRYPLPKTERCRQMRASSTEAFSGSATAVSLPGRIFHTAFSRGDMKAFASRFPGVTGEAYVLYNYDRISLDEAHQRDVRRDESGRVVSTLADGIHLTYTSHCWWRFRTVVFPPLVKGPDGVYRQRWYYGTKRNIDQTIEIRVTGDQMTLDWIGQMGRTEEGAPPGGEWWVSDPPGTYIFHLQAR; encoded by the coding sequence GTGTTGGTTTTCATCCTCGTGCCGGCTGCCTCTGCAATTCTGGCGGTGGAAAGTTCCCGGTCGGCGGAAGCCCGGGCCGCTTTTCAGCGAGGTGAGTCACTGTATGGTCGAGGCCAGTTCGCGCCGGCAGAAGCCGCGTTCAGCGACGCCATCGTCGCCGATCCGAATTTCGCCGACGCCTACCGCCGCCGGGGCAACTGTCGGAACCAACTGAGGAAGTACACCTCGGCTGTCGAGGATTTCAATCGGGCCCTCCAACTCGACCCGCGCAATGCCAAGGCGTACATGGGCCGGGGCAACGCCCGACGCGCCCTGAAGGATTTTCCGAACGCCCTGGCGGACCTGGACCGGGCCGCCGCGCTCGATCCGTATGATCCCAAGGTGTTTTACAACCGCGCCGCGGTCCGGTCGCTCGCGGGCGACGCCGAAGGCGCCCTGGCCGACTTCGAGTCGGCCCTGGGCCTGGCCGACGAGTCCGACCGCCGGTTCCTCGCCGACGCCCACGCGGGAATCGCGGACTCCCAATTGAAATTGGAAAACTACGCCGCCGCCCGGGCCGCCGCGGACCGCGCGCTCGCTCTGAATCCGGACAACGTCGTGGCCACGTTCACTCGGGCCCAAGTGTTTCAGGCCCTGGGTGACCGGTCCGCCGCAGCCCGGGACTACCGGCGGACGCTGGAACTCGATCCGCGCCATCCCCTGGCGACCAAGCGCCTTGAGCTGCTCGGCGGAGAACAGGCTGCCTCCGCCGGACCGTCCAAGCCGCCCGCAGCGGAGGGAAAGACCGCCGACCAGGCCCTCACCCGCCCCAGCCCTTCCCGCACCGATGCCAAGCCTGCTCCTCCGCGACCGTCCGTTCCGGTCGGAGAATCCGCCGCCCGCACGGTCCCGGCGGACGCCACCGCCGCCACGCCGCCGCCAACCCGGCCCGTGGCCGACACGTTCGAACCGCCCCCGGCCCCACCCCTCGCGCCGCCGCCTGCTCTGCCCGGAACCGAAGACATCGACAAACTCCCCGCCCGCTTCCCGCCGCCGCCGGCTCAGCCGCCGCGGTTTCCCGCGGATGCGCCGTGCGACGGCGCCTACTGGACCTGGGCCGGTGTCCCCTGGAAGCCGGCGCCGGTGAAGCCCGCCGCATCGGCGGCGCAACCGGCCGGCGATCCGGTCAAGCCGTTCGATTTCGATGACTACAGCCTCCAGGCCACCCGGGCCATGGAGTCGGTGCGTCGCGTGTACGGCGCCATGTCGCCGGAGCAGTCGAAGTACTTCGAATCGTTGTGGGCGCCGTTCTTCGACTTCCCCAACGCCCCCGATTACGACTACTTCGTGAAGCTGAATCCGCTGCTGGCGCAATACCTGTGGGTCACCGCCCGGCTCTCCGGCACGGAGCCGGCGTTCGAGGAGAGCATGCAGGACGCCGCCATCGCCGCAGGGCTGGGAAATGTCAATGCCACCCGGGCCGCTGTGGACGCCGCCGCGGGCCAGGCGCGCTCCATGCACGACCTGACCCAGCAGCTGCAAACCGTGCTGGCGGATCTCAACCGGCTCGGCGACCCGCCCAATCCCTTGGCGGAGAAATGCCACGCCCGGAGCCGCCACCGCCAGGCCATCCAGGCGTTGCTGCCCGCCGGCCTCGAGGGGGAATGGATCGGCGAATGGCACAACCTCATCGACCGGTATCCGCTGCCCAAGACCGAGCGCTGCCGGCAGATGCGCGCCAGCTCCACGGAGGCGTTCTCCGGCAGCGCGACGGCCGTCTCCCTGCCGGGTCGGATCTTCCATACCGCGTTCAGCCGCGGCGACATGAAGGCGTTCGCCAGCCGGTTCCCCGGCGTGACCGGCGAGGCGTACGTCCTGTACAACTACGACCGGATTTCCCTCGACGAGGCCCACCAGCGGGACGTCCGGCGCGACGAGTCCGGGCGGGTCGTCTCCACCCTCGCCGACGGAATCCACCTGACCTACACCAGCCACTGCTGGTGGCGCTTCCGCACGGTGGTCTTTCCGCCGCTCGTGAAGGGCCCCGACGGCGTCTATCGGCAGCGCTGGTATTACGGTACCAAACGCAACATCGACCAGACCATCGAAATCCGTGTCACCGGTGACCAGATGACCCTCGACTGGATCGGCCAGATGGGTCGGACGGAGGAAGGGGCGCCCCCCGGTGGCGAATGGTGGGTCTCCGATCCGCCCGGAACCTACATCTTTCACCTGCAGGCCCG
- a CDS encoding FHA domain-containing protein, whose translation MPVYLVFVGGPRHGAYLTFDEGQSVLGGRAEECQVRTASDQASRRHCQISLQAGMIIVEDLGSRNGTFVNGHRVTRVRVRAGDRIAFADVELEVRLPVAVPAPADPLQPAAPAPAPPPRPAAAPTSASPPPPYPAPAPASPSARKGRYGCVLGWLFAAVLAAAGGALLWMYWDEVSAWTASLGVRLPGGGDYAVPAFEDLFEVTRYDPPIDLGAAAPPDVDRSSPEAVARALAAAQRGRDWTAFKELLADFEVRLARSGLDEAAYREAMLQAWRAERAWTKNRLTHRVAYLGHVLLVQELTGADGERARRLIELREASGAWRLSDDLSPGDPVLTRLSDPEFLLP comes from the coding sequence ATGCCCGTCTATCTCGTCTTCGTCGGCGGCCCCCGCCATGGCGCGTACCTGACGTTTGATGAGGGGCAATCCGTCCTCGGCGGCCGCGCCGAAGAGTGCCAGGTGCGGACCGCATCCGACCAGGCGTCCCGCCGCCACTGCCAGATCAGCTTGCAGGCCGGGATGATCATCGTTGAAGACCTGGGCTCTCGAAACGGCACGTTCGTCAACGGCCACCGCGTCACCCGGGTCCGCGTGCGCGCCGGCGACCGCATCGCCTTCGCCGACGTGGAGCTGGAGGTCCGGCTTCCGGTGGCGGTCCCGGCGCCAGCGGACCCGCTGCAGCCGGCCGCGCCGGCCCCGGCCCCTCCGCCGCGACCCGCCGCAGCCCCCACATCAGCATCCCCGCCGCCGCCTTACCCGGCACCCGCTCCGGCGTCGCCGTCCGCCCGAAAGGGCCGGTACGGCTGCGTCCTGGGCTGGCTGTTCGCTGCGGTCCTTGCGGCGGCGGGAGGCGCCCTCCTCTGGATGTACTGGGATGAGGTGTCGGCGTGGACCGCTTCGCTCGGTGTGCGTCTGCCGGGAGGCGGCGATTACGCGGTGCCGGCGTTCGAGGACCTGTTCGAGGTGACGCGGTACGACCCGCCCATCGACCTCGGCGCCGCCGCTCCGCCCGACGTCGACCGGAGCTCGCCGGAGGCCGTGGCCCGCGCCCTGGCCGCAGCCCAGCGCGGCCGGGACTGGACCGCCTTCAAGGAGCTGCTGGCCGACTTCGAGGTACGGCTGGCCCGGAGCGGCCTGGACGAAGCGGCGTATCGGGAGGCGATGCTGCAGGCGTGGCGGGCCGAGCGCGCCTGGACGAAAAACCGGCTCACCCACCGCGTGGCATATCTCGGCCATGTCCTCCTGGTGCAGGAGCTCACGGGCGCCGATGGTGAAAGGGCCCGGCGGCTGATCGAGCTGCGCGAGGCGAGCGGCGCCTGGCGCCTCTCCGACGACCTGTCACCGGGCGATCCCGTGCTCACACGGCTGTCCGACCCGGAGTTCTTGCTGCCATGA